The following coding sequences are from one Niveibacterium umoris window:
- a CDS encoding agglutinin biogenesis protein MshI yields the protein MGGIKRRAAGGGAPLNIACGADSIVATRIAAADADRPLVQLAKVDFGPGAPRARCEALEAALGLRRDTIRLLLSAGEYQFFQFEMPQVPAEELKTAVRWQVKDQLRGAIDATTIDLVPALEDAGGVRRPQGYVVAASNELLVDCMQRFRASNSSVSVIDVPELAQRNIADLLEEPGRATAIMSISEGGAMLTASRGGYVYFTRSFEASLDAIRRSDEARRSVFDRLVLELQRSADVLEHQFSHLSVSALWLAPFPHRDELLSLLIDALYLPVKAIELDVLFDFTPVGKPVDELHAAALFLPLGLCLRDRGAR from the coding sequence CCGACGCTGATCGCCCGCTCGTGCAACTGGCGAAAGTTGACTTCGGTCCGGGCGCCCCCCGTGCGCGTTGCGAGGCGCTCGAAGCGGCACTCGGGCTGCGGCGCGACACGATCCGCCTCTTGCTGAGCGCGGGGGAATACCAGTTCTTCCAGTTTGAGATGCCGCAGGTGCCGGCCGAGGAGTTGAAGACGGCGGTGCGCTGGCAGGTGAAGGATCAACTGCGCGGTGCTATCGATGCGACCACGATCGACCTTGTGCCGGCGCTCGAAGATGCCGGCGGCGTGCGACGTCCGCAGGGCTATGTGGTGGCCGCATCCAACGAATTGCTGGTCGACTGCATGCAGCGCTTCCGCGCCAGCAACTCGTCGGTCTCGGTGATCGACGTGCCGGAACTGGCGCAACGCAATATCGCCGATCTGCTGGAGGAGCCGGGCCGCGCCACCGCGATCATGTCGATCAGCGAGGGCGGGGCGATGCTCACTGCCAGTCGCGGCGGCTACGTCTATTTCACCCGCAGCTTCGAAGCCTCGCTCGATGCGATACGCCGCAGCGACGAGGCGCGGCGCAGCGTGTTCGATCGCCTGGTGCTGGAACTGCAACGCTCGGCCGATGTGCTCGAACACCAGTTCTCGCACCTCTCGGTGTCGGCGCTGTGGCTGGCGCCGTTCCCGCATCGCGATGAGTTGTTGAGCCTGCTGATCGACGCGCTGTACTTGCCGGTCAAGGCCATCGAGCTTGACGTGCTGTTCGACTTCACCCCGGTTGGCAAGCCGGTCGATGAACTGCACGCCGCGGCCTTGTTCCTGCCGCTCGGGCTCTGCCTGCGGGATCGGGGCGCGCGATGA